Proteins from one Sander lucioperca isolate FBNREF2018 chromosome 16, SLUC_FBN_1.2, whole genome shotgun sequence genomic window:
- the agr2 gene encoding anterior gradient protein 2 homolog: MIKAALSVLLVLVTMSSTFGKYIPKSGKRIPQTLSRGWGDQLIWAQTYEEALYWSRSRNKPLMVLFHLDDCPHSQALKKVFSEDNKLQKMLDEDFIVLNLVYETTDKHLSPDGQYVPRIIFVDPTMTVRADINGRYSNRMYAYEPSDVDLLKRNMEAAKKLLKSEL; this comes from the exons ATGATCAAAGCGGCGTTGTCGGTACTCCTGGTCCTGGTGACCATGTCCTCCACCTTCGGGAAATACATCCCCAAATCTGGCAAGAGGATCCCTCAGACTCTGTCCCGAG GTTGGGGGGATCAGCTGATCTGGGCTCAGACGTACGAGGAGGCTCTGTACTGGTCCAGGTCACG AAACAAGCCTCTGATGGTCCTGTTTCACCTGGATGACTGCCCACACAGCCAGG CTCTGAAGAAGGTTTTCTCTGAGGACAACAAGCTCCAGAAGATGCTGGATGAGGACTTCATCGTCCTCAATCTGGTG TATGAAACCACAGACAAACATCTCTCTCCTGATGGACAGTATGTTCCCAGAATCATTTTTGTTG ACCCCACGATGACGGTGAGGGCTGACATCAACGGTCGCTACAGCAACCGCATGTATGCCTACGAACCCAGCGACGTGGATCTGT TGAAGCGCAACATGGAGGCGGCTAAGAAGCTCCTGAAGTCTGAGCTGTGA
- the ppp1r10 gene encoding serine/threonine-protein phosphatase 1 regulatory subunit 10 isoform X1 has translation MNLLCRRLNRRGLRTTLLKFIFFSSNMAGGPVDPREILKGVEALLGKDGELRSLEGVPKVFSLMKASTKMVSRCMYLSILLQTKSHDILNRFIRVGGYRMLNSWLTYSKGTNNTPLLQLILLTLQKLPLKVDHLKQNNTAKLVKQLSKSADTEELRKLASVLVEGWMATIRSQSVSSSINSPAEKKKKKEEGKVPVPGVKEKSGDEEKKKEKPKAHAPSHTKIRSIGLEMDPPSLAPAKKPPPAPQLGDKYNIKPPVLKRPSSAGPSDAPPLEKKYKPLNMPSNSAKEIKVKIIPAQPMECTGFLDALNSAPVPGIKIKKKKAGAVSPASTKAVSPTSNKASPFDSKPSAYSSSSAKPSSPESSASIPPGDESQEPEQPGTPVPSEDTELSDNGEKPNALAEPRGEEESLTKKGKKKKTVHWAEEEQLKHYFYFDLDETERVNVNKIKDFGEAAKRELMMDRQMFETARRTSHDTMEERVPWTPPRPLTLTGSLVISGANSTEKLTQRDREMGILQEIFLSKESVPDSPHEPDPEPYEPMPPRLIPLDEDSSMQDDGYVEPMDTTSQPGSALAQSESSKLPPVLANLMGNLSSNSRSPVAPNAASSPVAPTVNVQELLSSIMGASGNQSTEDLIKQPNFSDKIKQLLGSLQQTQNQNQGGPPPVNPGLLGHGPGMNNMNNMNMNMNMHMQMPMNGGYPPNNPPGGPRFNHPPPPHNHGPPFNPGGGPRMMGPPPGQGRGDNGNYWGDESMRGGPHRGGHFHRGGRGRGGGEPGFRGRGRGGPRGGHNNMNDMSKRPVCRHFMMKGSCRYESNCAFYHPGVNGPPLPPNHPAHNHPPQHGH, from the exons ATGAATTTGCTTTGCCGAAGACTGAACCGTCGAGGACTTCGAACAACTCTActcaaattcatatttttttcttcaa ATATGGCAGGGGGACCAGTGGACCCCAGAGAGATTCTGAAGGGTGTGGAGGCTCTGCTGGGGAAAGATGGAGAGCTCCGCAGCCTGGAGGGAGTCCCAAAGGTGTTTAG cctgATGAAAGCTTCTACCAAGATGGTCAGTAGATGTATGTACCTGAGCATCCTACTGCAGACCAAATCCCATGATATTCTTAACAG GTTTATCAGAGTCGGTGGCTACAGGATGCTCAACTCGTGGCTCACCTACTCCAAAGGCACCAACAACACGCCGCTGCTGCAGCTCATCCTGCTCACACTACAGAAGCTGCCCCTCAAAGTGGACCACCTCAAACAG AACAATACAGCCAAGCTGGTGAAGCAGCTCAGCAAGAGTGCAGACACCGAAG AGCTGAGGAAGTTGGCGTCTGTGCTGGTAGAAGGCTGGATGGCTACGATCCGCTCCCAGAGTGTCTCGAGCAGTATTAACTCTCCTGCTG aaaagaagaagaagaaagaggagggCAAGGTGCCGGTGCCAGGTGTGAAGGAAAAAAGTGGAGacgaggagaagaagaaggagaaacCTAAAGCTCATGCCCCCAGCCACACAAAGATCCGCTCCATAG GATTGGAGATGGACCCCCCCAGCCTGGCCCCTGCTAAGAAACCGCCCCCTGCCCCCCAGCTGGGTGACAAGTACAACATCAAGCCTCCAGTCCTCAAAAGGCCCag CAGCGCTGGTCCATCAGATGCTCCACCTCTGGAGAAAAAATACAAGCCTCTCAACATGCCCTCTAACTCTGCCAAAGAGATCAAAGTCAAGATCATTCCAGCACAGC CAATGGAGTGCACAGGCTTCCTAGATGCTCTGAACTCTGCCCCCGTGCCCGGCATCAAGATCAAGAAGAAGAAGGCTGGTGCTGTTAGTCCAGCTAGCACCAAGGCTGTCTCCCCCACGTCTAACAAG GCGAGTCCATTTGACAGCAAACCCTCTGCGTATTCTTCATCTTCTGCTAAGCCATCGTCTCCAGAAAGTTCTGCCTCCATCCCTCCAGGTGATGAGAGCCAGGAGCCGGAGCAGCCCGGGACCCCTGTCCCCTCTGAGGACACGGAGCTCTCTGACAACG gtgAGAAGCCCAACGCTCTGGCAGAACCCCGGGGAGAAGAAGAGAGCTTGACCAAGAAgggcaagaagaagaagacggtCCACTGGGCGGAGGAGGAGCAGCTCAAACACTACTTCTACTTTGATCTggacgagacagagagag TCAACGTCAACAAGATTAAGGACTTTGGTGAGGCGGCCAAACGAGAGCTGATGATGGACAGGCAGATGTTTGAGACGGCCCGTCGGACCTCCCATGACACCATGGAAGAGAGGGTCCCCTGGACCCCCCCGAGGCCCCTGACGCTGACTGGCAGCCTGGTCATCTCCGGGGCCAACAGCACCGAAAAGCTGACCCAGAGAGACCGCGAGATGGGCATCCTGCAGGAGATCTTCCTCAGCAAAGAGAG TGTGCCCGACAGTCCACATGAACCAGACCCAGAGCCGTATGAACCCATGCCTCCCCGTCTCATCCCTCTGGATGAG GACTCGTCCATGCAGGACGACGGCTACGTGGAGCCCATGGACACGACCTCCCAGCCGGGCTCTGCCCTGGCCCAGAGCGAGAGCTCCAAGCTGCCCCCTGTCCTGGCCAACCTCATGGGCAACCTGAGCAGCAACTCACGGAGCCCCGTGGCCCCCAACGCTGCCAGCAGCCCCGTGGCCCCCACTGTCAACGTGCAGGAGCTGCTCTCCTCCATCATg GGTGCGTCTGGGAACCAGTCGACTGAAGACTTGATCAAGCAGCCCAACTTCTCAGACAAGATCAAACAGCTCCTGGGCTCCCTGCAGCAgacccagaaccagaaccagggtGGACCTCCCCCAG TCAACCCAGGTTTGCTGGGCCACGGACCGGGCATGAACAATATGAacaacatgaacatgaacatgaacatgCATATGCAGATGCCCATGAACGGCGGCTACCCCCCCAACAACCCGCCCGGCGGCCCTCGCTTCAACCACCCTCCACCCCCCCACAACCATGGCCCACCCTTCAACCCTGGTGGAGGCCCGCGCATGATGGGGCCGCCCCCTGGCCAGGGCCGGGGGGACAACGGCAACTACTGGGGAGATGAGTCCATGAGGGGGGGGCCTCATAGAGGGGGCCACTTCCACCGAGGAGGACggggccgaggaggaggagagccgGGCTTCAGGGGCCGAGGACGAGGGGGGCCCAGAGGAGGACACAACAACATGAATG ACATGTCCAAGAGGCCCGTGTGTCGTCACTTCATGATGAAGGGAAGCTGTAGGTATGAGAGCAACTGTGCTTTCTACCACCCTGGTGTCAATGGACCCCCCCTGCCCCCCAACCACCCTGCTCACAACCACCCACCCCAGCATGGACACTAG
- the ppp1r10 gene encoding serine/threonine-protein phosphatase 1 regulatory subunit 10 isoform X3, translated as MAGGPVDPREILKGVEALLGKDGELRSLEGVPKVFSLMKASTKMVSRCMYLSILLQTKSHDILNRFIRVGGYRMLNSWLTYSKGTNNTPLLQLILLTLQKLPLKVDHLKQNNTAKLVKQLSKSADTEELRKLASVLVEGWMATIRSQSVSSSINSPAEKKKKKEEGKVPVPGVKEKSGDEEKKKEKPKAHAPSHTKIRSIGLEMDPPSLAPAKKPPPAPQLGDKYNIKPPVLKRPSSAGPSDAPPLEKKYKPLNMPSNSAKEIKVKIIPAQPMECTGFLDALNSAPVPGIKIKKKKAGAVSPASTKAVSPTSNKASPFDSKPSAYSSSSAKPSSPESSASIPPGDESQEPEQPGTPVPSEDTELSDNGEKPNALAEPRGEEESLTKKGKKKKTVHWAEEEQLKHYFYFDLDETERVNVNKIKDFGEAAKRELMMDRQMFETARRTSHDTMEERVPWTPPRPLTLTGSLVISGANSTEKLTQRDREMGILQEIFLSKESVPDSPHEPDPEPYEPMPPRLIPLDEDSSMQDDGYVEPMDTTSQPGSALAQSESSKLPPVLANLMGNLSSNSRSPVAPNAASSPVAPTVNVQELLSSIMGASGNQSTEDLIKQPNFSDKIKQLLGSLQQTQNQNQGGPPPVNPGLLGHGPGMNNMNNMNMNMNMHMQMPMNGGYPPNNPPGGPRFNHPPPPHNHGPPFNPGGGPRMMGPPPGQGRGDNGNYWGDESMRGGPHRGGHFHRGGRGRGGGEPGFRGRGRGGPRGGHNNMNDMSKRPVCRHFMMKGSCRYESNCAFYHPGVNGPPLPPNHPAHNHPPQHGH; from the exons ATGGCAGGGGGACCAGTGGACCCCAGAGAGATTCTGAAGGGTGTGGAGGCTCTGCTGGGGAAAGATGGAGAGCTCCGCAGCCTGGAGGGAGTCCCAAAGGTGTTTAG cctgATGAAAGCTTCTACCAAGATGGTCAGTAGATGTATGTACCTGAGCATCCTACTGCAGACCAAATCCCATGATATTCTTAACAG GTTTATCAGAGTCGGTGGCTACAGGATGCTCAACTCGTGGCTCACCTACTCCAAAGGCACCAACAACACGCCGCTGCTGCAGCTCATCCTGCTCACACTACAGAAGCTGCCCCTCAAAGTGGACCACCTCAAACAG AACAATACAGCCAAGCTGGTGAAGCAGCTCAGCAAGAGTGCAGACACCGAAG AGCTGAGGAAGTTGGCGTCTGTGCTGGTAGAAGGCTGGATGGCTACGATCCGCTCCCAGAGTGTCTCGAGCAGTATTAACTCTCCTGCTG aaaagaagaagaagaaagaggagggCAAGGTGCCGGTGCCAGGTGTGAAGGAAAAAAGTGGAGacgaggagaagaagaaggagaaacCTAAAGCTCATGCCCCCAGCCACACAAAGATCCGCTCCATAG GATTGGAGATGGACCCCCCCAGCCTGGCCCCTGCTAAGAAACCGCCCCCTGCCCCCCAGCTGGGTGACAAGTACAACATCAAGCCTCCAGTCCTCAAAAGGCCCag CAGCGCTGGTCCATCAGATGCTCCACCTCTGGAGAAAAAATACAAGCCTCTCAACATGCCCTCTAACTCTGCCAAAGAGATCAAAGTCAAGATCATTCCAGCACAGC CAATGGAGTGCACAGGCTTCCTAGATGCTCTGAACTCTGCCCCCGTGCCCGGCATCAAGATCAAGAAGAAGAAGGCTGGTGCTGTTAGTCCAGCTAGCACCAAGGCTGTCTCCCCCACGTCTAACAAG GCGAGTCCATTTGACAGCAAACCCTCTGCGTATTCTTCATCTTCTGCTAAGCCATCGTCTCCAGAAAGTTCTGCCTCCATCCCTCCAGGTGATGAGAGCCAGGAGCCGGAGCAGCCCGGGACCCCTGTCCCCTCTGAGGACACGGAGCTCTCTGACAACG gtgAGAAGCCCAACGCTCTGGCAGAACCCCGGGGAGAAGAAGAGAGCTTGACCAAGAAgggcaagaagaagaagacggtCCACTGGGCGGAGGAGGAGCAGCTCAAACACTACTTCTACTTTGATCTggacgagacagagagag TCAACGTCAACAAGATTAAGGACTTTGGTGAGGCGGCCAAACGAGAGCTGATGATGGACAGGCAGATGTTTGAGACGGCCCGTCGGACCTCCCATGACACCATGGAAGAGAGGGTCCCCTGGACCCCCCCGAGGCCCCTGACGCTGACTGGCAGCCTGGTCATCTCCGGGGCCAACAGCACCGAAAAGCTGACCCAGAGAGACCGCGAGATGGGCATCCTGCAGGAGATCTTCCTCAGCAAAGAGAG TGTGCCCGACAGTCCACATGAACCAGACCCAGAGCCGTATGAACCCATGCCTCCCCGTCTCATCCCTCTGGATGAG GACTCGTCCATGCAGGACGACGGCTACGTGGAGCCCATGGACACGACCTCCCAGCCGGGCTCTGCCCTGGCCCAGAGCGAGAGCTCCAAGCTGCCCCCTGTCCTGGCCAACCTCATGGGCAACCTGAGCAGCAACTCACGGAGCCCCGTGGCCCCCAACGCTGCCAGCAGCCCCGTGGCCCCCACTGTCAACGTGCAGGAGCTGCTCTCCTCCATCATg GGTGCGTCTGGGAACCAGTCGACTGAAGACTTGATCAAGCAGCCCAACTTCTCAGACAAGATCAAACAGCTCCTGGGCTCCCTGCAGCAgacccagaaccagaaccagggtGGACCTCCCCCAG TCAACCCAGGTTTGCTGGGCCACGGACCGGGCATGAACAATATGAacaacatgaacatgaacatgaacatgCATATGCAGATGCCCATGAACGGCGGCTACCCCCCCAACAACCCGCCCGGCGGCCCTCGCTTCAACCACCCTCCACCCCCCCACAACCATGGCCCACCCTTCAACCCTGGTGGAGGCCCGCGCATGATGGGGCCGCCCCCTGGCCAGGGCCGGGGGGACAACGGCAACTACTGGGGAGATGAGTCCATGAGGGGGGGGCCTCATAGAGGGGGCCACTTCCACCGAGGAGGACggggccgaggaggaggagagccgGGCTTCAGGGGCCGAGGACGAGGGGGGCCCAGAGGAGGACACAACAACATGAATG ACATGTCCAAGAGGCCCGTGTGTCGTCACTTCATGATGAAGGGAAGCTGTAGGTATGAGAGCAACTGTGCTTTCTACCACCCTGGTGTCAATGGACCCCCCCTGCCCCCCAACCACCCTGCTCACAACCACCCACCCCAGCATGGACACTAG
- the ppp1r10 gene encoding serine/threonine-protein phosphatase 1 regulatory subunit 10 isoform X2 encodes MNLLCRRLNRRGLRTTLLKFIFFSSNMAGGPVDPREILKGVEALLGKDGELRSLEGVPKVFSLMKASTKMVSRCMYLSILLQTKSHDILNRFIRVGGYRMLNSWLTYSKGTNNTPLLQLILLTLQKLPLKVDHLKQNNTAKLVKQLSKSADTEELRKLASVLVEGWMATIRSQSVSSSINSPAEKKKKKEEGKVPVPGVKEKSGDEEKKKEKPKAHAPSHTKIRSIGLEMDPPSLAPAKKPPPAPQLGDKYNIKPPVLKRPSAGPSDAPPLEKKYKPLNMPSNSAKEIKVKIIPAQPMECTGFLDALNSAPVPGIKIKKKKAGAVSPASTKAVSPTSNKASPFDSKPSAYSSSSAKPSSPESSASIPPGDESQEPEQPGTPVPSEDTELSDNGEKPNALAEPRGEEESLTKKGKKKKTVHWAEEEQLKHYFYFDLDETERVNVNKIKDFGEAAKRELMMDRQMFETARRTSHDTMEERVPWTPPRPLTLTGSLVISGANSTEKLTQRDREMGILQEIFLSKESVPDSPHEPDPEPYEPMPPRLIPLDEDSSMQDDGYVEPMDTTSQPGSALAQSESSKLPPVLANLMGNLSSNSRSPVAPNAASSPVAPTVNVQELLSSIMGASGNQSTEDLIKQPNFSDKIKQLLGSLQQTQNQNQGGPPPVNPGLLGHGPGMNNMNNMNMNMNMHMQMPMNGGYPPNNPPGGPRFNHPPPPHNHGPPFNPGGGPRMMGPPPGQGRGDNGNYWGDESMRGGPHRGGHFHRGGRGRGGGEPGFRGRGRGGPRGGHNNMNDMSKRPVCRHFMMKGSCRYESNCAFYHPGVNGPPLPPNHPAHNHPPQHGH; translated from the exons ATGAATTTGCTTTGCCGAAGACTGAACCGTCGAGGACTTCGAACAACTCTActcaaattcatatttttttcttcaa ATATGGCAGGGGGACCAGTGGACCCCAGAGAGATTCTGAAGGGTGTGGAGGCTCTGCTGGGGAAAGATGGAGAGCTCCGCAGCCTGGAGGGAGTCCCAAAGGTGTTTAG cctgATGAAAGCTTCTACCAAGATGGTCAGTAGATGTATGTACCTGAGCATCCTACTGCAGACCAAATCCCATGATATTCTTAACAG GTTTATCAGAGTCGGTGGCTACAGGATGCTCAACTCGTGGCTCACCTACTCCAAAGGCACCAACAACACGCCGCTGCTGCAGCTCATCCTGCTCACACTACAGAAGCTGCCCCTCAAAGTGGACCACCTCAAACAG AACAATACAGCCAAGCTGGTGAAGCAGCTCAGCAAGAGTGCAGACACCGAAG AGCTGAGGAAGTTGGCGTCTGTGCTGGTAGAAGGCTGGATGGCTACGATCCGCTCCCAGAGTGTCTCGAGCAGTATTAACTCTCCTGCTG aaaagaagaagaagaaagaggagggCAAGGTGCCGGTGCCAGGTGTGAAGGAAAAAAGTGGAGacgaggagaagaagaaggagaaacCTAAAGCTCATGCCCCCAGCCACACAAAGATCCGCTCCATAG GATTGGAGATGGACCCCCCCAGCCTGGCCCCTGCTAAGAAACCGCCCCCTGCCCCCCAGCTGGGTGACAAGTACAACATCAAGCCTCCAGTCCTCAAAAGGCCCag CGCTGGTCCATCAGATGCTCCACCTCTGGAGAAAAAATACAAGCCTCTCAACATGCCCTCTAACTCTGCCAAAGAGATCAAAGTCAAGATCATTCCAGCACAGC CAATGGAGTGCACAGGCTTCCTAGATGCTCTGAACTCTGCCCCCGTGCCCGGCATCAAGATCAAGAAGAAGAAGGCTGGTGCTGTTAGTCCAGCTAGCACCAAGGCTGTCTCCCCCACGTCTAACAAG GCGAGTCCATTTGACAGCAAACCCTCTGCGTATTCTTCATCTTCTGCTAAGCCATCGTCTCCAGAAAGTTCTGCCTCCATCCCTCCAGGTGATGAGAGCCAGGAGCCGGAGCAGCCCGGGACCCCTGTCCCCTCTGAGGACACGGAGCTCTCTGACAACG gtgAGAAGCCCAACGCTCTGGCAGAACCCCGGGGAGAAGAAGAGAGCTTGACCAAGAAgggcaagaagaagaagacggtCCACTGGGCGGAGGAGGAGCAGCTCAAACACTACTTCTACTTTGATCTggacgagacagagagag TCAACGTCAACAAGATTAAGGACTTTGGTGAGGCGGCCAAACGAGAGCTGATGATGGACAGGCAGATGTTTGAGACGGCCCGTCGGACCTCCCATGACACCATGGAAGAGAGGGTCCCCTGGACCCCCCCGAGGCCCCTGACGCTGACTGGCAGCCTGGTCATCTCCGGGGCCAACAGCACCGAAAAGCTGACCCAGAGAGACCGCGAGATGGGCATCCTGCAGGAGATCTTCCTCAGCAAAGAGAG TGTGCCCGACAGTCCACATGAACCAGACCCAGAGCCGTATGAACCCATGCCTCCCCGTCTCATCCCTCTGGATGAG GACTCGTCCATGCAGGACGACGGCTACGTGGAGCCCATGGACACGACCTCCCAGCCGGGCTCTGCCCTGGCCCAGAGCGAGAGCTCCAAGCTGCCCCCTGTCCTGGCCAACCTCATGGGCAACCTGAGCAGCAACTCACGGAGCCCCGTGGCCCCCAACGCTGCCAGCAGCCCCGTGGCCCCCACTGTCAACGTGCAGGAGCTGCTCTCCTCCATCATg GGTGCGTCTGGGAACCAGTCGACTGAAGACTTGATCAAGCAGCCCAACTTCTCAGACAAGATCAAACAGCTCCTGGGCTCCCTGCAGCAgacccagaaccagaaccagggtGGACCTCCCCCAG TCAACCCAGGTTTGCTGGGCCACGGACCGGGCATGAACAATATGAacaacatgaacatgaacatgaacatgCATATGCAGATGCCCATGAACGGCGGCTACCCCCCCAACAACCCGCCCGGCGGCCCTCGCTTCAACCACCCTCCACCCCCCCACAACCATGGCCCACCCTTCAACCCTGGTGGAGGCCCGCGCATGATGGGGCCGCCCCCTGGCCAGGGCCGGGGGGACAACGGCAACTACTGGGGAGATGAGTCCATGAGGGGGGGGCCTCATAGAGGGGGCCACTTCCACCGAGGAGGACggggccgaggaggaggagagccgGGCTTCAGGGGCCGAGGACGAGGGGGGCCCAGAGGAGGACACAACAACATGAATG ACATGTCCAAGAGGCCCGTGTGTCGTCACTTCATGATGAAGGGAAGCTGTAGGTATGAGAGCAACTGTGCTTTCTACCACCCTGGTGTCAATGGACCCCCCCTGCCCCCCAACCACCCTGCTCACAACCACCCACCCCAGCATGGACACTAG
- the mrps18b gene encoding 28S ribosomal protein S18b, mitochondrial, whose amino-acid sequence MAASFQSIAKVLCRLSPSTLQPLRHYQSCLQRLPVRSYLALPPFVPPHHCLCTAASLQDGEAAQAAEALLRYKDRPWDYLESEEYIERYGANPVWAGYRRNHKGGIPPQKTRKTCIRGDKICGNPCPVCRDPNVIIHHQNVKLLQQFISPHTGLLYDPTQTGVCMKQQKKLNEAVNTARDHGLLPFQIPYVEFAGEDYSNSHDAVGSTPPPQSLSSGTSWYPWYSEISPDEKEVAKVKKTYKAYLKS is encoded by the exons ATGGCTGCCTCCTTCCAGAGCATCGCGAAGGTTTTGTGCCGTCTATCGCCTTCTACTTTACAACCATTACGACATTATCAG TCGTGTCTGCAGAGGTTACCTGTAAGATCCTACCTGGCTCTCCCTCCATTTGTACCTCCGCATCACTGTTTGTGCACAGCTGCATCGCTGCAGGACGGGGAGGCTGCTCAGGCTGCCGAGGCTCTCCTCCGCTACAAGGACAGACCATGGGACTATCTGGAGAGTGAAG AGTACATTGAGAGGTATGGAGCCAATCCGGTGTGGGCCGGCTACAGGAGGAACCACAAAGGTGGCATTCCCCCACAGAAGACACGCAAGACCTGCATC agaggagacaagatATGTGGAAACCCCTGTCCAGTATGCAGGGATCCAAACGTTATTATCCATCATCAG AATGTAAAACTGCTGCAGCAGTTCATCAGCCCCCACACTGGCCTGCTGTATGACCCCACTCAAACTG GTGTGTGTATgaaacagcagaagaagctgaacGAGGCAGTGAACACAGCACGAGATCACG GGTTACTCCCCTTTCAGATTCCATATGTGGAATTTGCAGGAGAGGACTACTCCAATTCCCATGATGCTGTGGGGTCCACCCCTCCGCCCCAGTCCCTCAGCTCCGGCACCAGCTGGTATCCGTGGTACAGTGAGATCAGCCCCGATGAGAAGGAAGTGGCTAAAGTCAAGAAGACGTACAAGGCTTACCTAAAGAGCTGA